Proteins co-encoded in one Cytophaga hutchinsonii ATCC 33406 genomic window:
- a CDS encoding ABC transporter permease, whose amino-acid sequence MFFTALKFIWFDKPKSIGALAGVIISVFLIGQQCGIFIFLTNAMSSLVKNNSAYIWVTDAKTTNVNALSAIDIRIGKEIASVPGVKKVSPIVIAGGSAKFENGQSSGITLIGSEAPYFKGGPWNLYKGSNEIMLQDGAIIVDYFDKKALGEANLGDYFEINGNKVYIAGQTKGVRGFGGPAYSFTTIERARALTKFSKTKVSAFLVEWDDNVTKDFVIRNIERNVRGIKAWDSENFANQTILTVLKSSGIALSFGTLIIFALITGFVIIGLTLYSSAIDRIKDYGTLKAIGATNGYIRRLIMTQAAIIAVIGFIIGYGLVTAFKNGIANAGTIFDYPFWLKATFLGITLFIALGGSLFAIRRITKLEPAQVFRG is encoded by the coding sequence ATGTTTTTTACAGCATTAAAATTTATCTGGTTCGACAAACCCAAGTCTATTGGTGCATTGGCCGGTGTAATTATCTCGGTGTTCTTAATCGGGCAGCAGTGCGGGATATTTATTTTCCTTACCAATGCCATGTCAAGCCTGGTTAAAAACAACAGTGCCTACATCTGGGTAACAGATGCTAAAACAACCAATGTAAATGCATTGTCTGCCATTGACATCCGGATCGGAAAAGAAATAGCAAGTGTACCTGGTGTAAAAAAAGTATCTCCGATTGTTATTGCCGGAGGCTCTGCAAAATTTGAAAACGGACAATCCAGCGGCATTACGTTGATCGGTTCTGAAGCACCTTATTTTAAAGGTGGCCCATGGAACCTATACAAAGGAAGCAACGAGATAATGCTGCAGGATGGTGCAATCATTGTTGACTACTTTGACAAAAAAGCATTGGGAGAGGCAAACCTTGGTGATTATTTTGAGATCAACGGAAACAAAGTATACATCGCCGGACAAACAAAAGGCGTCCGTGGATTTGGCGGACCGGCCTATTCGTTCACAACCATTGAGCGTGCACGTGCTCTTACAAAATTTTCCAAAACAAAAGTAAGCGCTTTCCTGGTTGAGTGGGACGACAACGTTACAAAGGATTTTGTGATCCGCAACATTGAACGTAATGTGCGTGGCATCAAAGCCTGGGACAGCGAAAACTTTGCCAATCAAACCATTCTTACCGTTTTAAAATCAAGCGGGATTGCGCTTTCCTTCGGCACGCTCATCATCTTTGCATTGATCACGGGATTTGTAATCATTGGCCTTACGCTGTATTCTTCCGCCATTGACCGGATCAAAGATTACGGAACGTTAAAAGCCATTGGTGCTACAAATGGTTACATCAGAAGGCTGATTATGACACAGGCAGCAATCATTGCGGTAATCGGTTTCATTATCGGTTACGGTTTGGTAACTGCATTTAAAAATGGCATTGCCAATGCAGGTACCATCTTTGATTATCCGTTCTGGCTTAAAGCAACTTTCCTTGGTATTACATTATTCATTGCACTTGGAGGCAGCCTATTTGCCATCAGACGCATTACAAAATTAGAACCTGCACAAGTATTCAGAGGGTAA
- a CDS encoding TolC family protein, protein MKNTVRYLFICLCAALQLSAAAQTDSSMQLSLKKAIEIGLNQRFDIKNQELAIQISESNRLKTQSKNLPQVNASIDFRYNAVLATSLLPPGAINNSTEYTPIKFGTPYNTLTSITATQNLFNAGVSGDKLVNDAQKEYDQVSLEKYKTDAKSAITQAYYQVLLNQEQIKLTTENVANAETIVKKGESEYSNGTLLKTDLSRYQLDLSNAKNQLQTATTNYENSLLLLKTQLILPIETPVQLTDNLEGLITNSDQLANNNVTIEQRYEYRIESSMMRLNDIQAKRYNRSYLPSAYLYGNASLQNQNSKVTLFNTDTWYPYVYVGIHADIPIFDGMEKSRNIAGYRLRSIQNKNNLEKLSYEIQTEAINTRNLLNTAYSQYQTSKENYALAQTIMKVDQDRYKEGTLTAAALKNTEYSLQNAQNNYLTSIYNVLIAQVNYKKAMGEL, encoded by the coding sequence ATGAAAAATACAGTACGCTATTTATTTATATGTTTATGCGCAGCGTTGCAGCTTTCAGCTGCCGCACAGACAGATTCAAGCATGCAGCTTAGCTTAAAGAAAGCGATAGAGATTGGCTTGAATCAACGTTTCGATATTAAAAATCAGGAGCTGGCCATTCAGATCAGTGAAAGCAACCGGCTAAAAACACAAAGTAAAAACCTTCCGCAGGTGAACGCGAGTATTGATTTCAGATACAATGCCGTATTGGCGACAAGCCTGCTGCCGCCGGGTGCTATCAACAACAGCACTGAATATACCCCGATCAAATTTGGCACGCCTTACAATACGCTTACGTCTATTACCGCCACACAAAACCTGTTTAATGCAGGCGTATCCGGCGATAAACTTGTAAACGATGCACAAAAAGAATACGATCAGGTAAGTCTTGAAAAATATAAAACAGATGCCAAATCTGCTATCACACAAGCATACTATCAGGTACTGTTGAATCAGGAACAGATTAAACTTACTACAGAAAACGTAGCCAATGCAGAAACGATTGTTAAAAAAGGTGAAAGCGAATATTCAAACGGTACGTTGTTGAAAACAGATCTTTCCCGTTATCAACTGGACTTATCTAATGCAAAAAATCAATTGCAGACAGCAACAACCAATTATGAAAACAGCCTCTTGTTACTTAAGACACAACTGATCTTACCGATAGAAACACCCGTTCAGTTAACAGACAACCTGGAAGGTTTGATTACCAATTCAGACCAACTGGCAAACAACAATGTAACTATTGAACAGCGCTACGAGTACAGAATAGAATCAAGCATGATGCGATTAAACGATATTCAGGCAAAAAGATACAACCGTTCGTATTTACCTTCTGCCTATTTATATGGAAATGCTTCGTTACAGAATCAGAATTCAAAAGTAACATTATTTAACACCGATACCTGGTACCCCTATGTATATGTAGGTATTCATGCGGATATTCCAATCTTTGACGGTATGGAAAAAAGCAGAAACATTGCTGGGTATCGTTTACGCTCGATTCAAAATAAAAACAATCTGGAAAAGCTTTCTTACGAAATTCAAACAGAAGCCATAAACACACGTAATCTGTTGAATACAGCTTACAGCCAATACCAAACATCAAAAGAAAATTATGCACTGGCACAAACCATTATGAAAGTTGATCAGGACCGCTATAAAGAAGGGACACTAACCGCGGCTGCGTTAAAAAATACCGAATACTCGTTACAGAATGCACAGAACAATTATTTAACCAGCATTTATAATGTGCTGATCGCACAGGTGAATTATAAAAAAGCAATGGGAGAACTGTAA
- a CDS encoding endonuclease MutS2 yields MIYPSDLESKIGFDQIRELLKTTCKGLAAMNMLEELTPSYDIATIEKELQETDEFKKIIESGMLFPDRDFVDITLLANKIQVQGNYLEIEELLQCKLFLTTLIACQSFFKRTETDIYVRLQERANAVKIDSSLFKAINRVIDDHGVIRDTASDELRMIREEYREEQIKLRKEVDRLLRVFKKEGYTVEDTEATIRSGRLVLPVLAEYKRKVQGIIHDESGTGQTVFMEPISLLPYNNSVRELEIRERKEIVRILMQLTDYIRPFAEVMLEANQLVGWFDFIRAKATFACSVNGVMPGLQKRPLIKWRNARHPLLWLKNKKIKKEVMPLSIQVDEQNRILLLSGPNAGGKSVCMKTLGLLQYMLQCGLLIPVEEGSVSGVFENFFIDIGDSQSLDNDLSTYSSHIKNLTFFLEHADAKTLLLIDEFGSGTDPMYGSAIAEAALEKLNERKSMGIITTHYAGLKALASKTEGLINGSMRFDTDKLIPLYILDIGVPGSSFTLEIAEKSGLAKSLIEQARTKLDQEQVDLSTLLRDIERERTTLQQEILSGRELKVKHEKLSKEFEEKLAELQDKRRRLLLEAKEEAYRIVQKADGKAEELIRSISNAKDKHGAQKHRQEIREVGKALEKELEPEINIADNESIRYDWKTGDIVRIRSNGAVGKIEAVKGKLAELFIGDLKATVHFSELSSASAKELKAKTDERRPKAGGVDLVQKHQIFSMQLDLRGKRTEEAIAFTDRWINDAFILGIEEARILHGKGDGILRKMLREHLKQYKQIVAMNDEHIDSGGAGITVLSMRY; encoded by the coding sequence ATGATATATCCATCTGATCTGGAAAGTAAAATAGGATTTGACCAAATCCGTGAATTGCTTAAAACAACATGCAAAGGATTGGCCGCGATGAATATGCTGGAAGAGTTAACACCTTCGTATGATATTGCAACAATCGAAAAAGAATTACAGGAGACAGACGAGTTTAAAAAAATTATTGAATCGGGAATGTTATTTCCCGATCGTGATTTTGTTGATATAACGCTGCTGGCTAATAAAATTCAGGTGCAGGGAAATTACCTGGAGATTGAAGAATTATTACAATGCAAATTGTTTTTAACAACATTGATTGCCTGCCAGTCTTTTTTCAAACGTACAGAAACAGATATTTATGTACGTTTGCAGGAACGTGCCAATGCCGTTAAAATTGATTCGTCGTTATTCAAAGCCATCAACCGCGTGATCGATGATCATGGTGTAATCCGTGATACGGCTTCCGATGAATTACGCATGATCCGCGAGGAATACCGGGAAGAACAAATTAAGCTGCGCAAAGAGGTAGACCGATTGCTGCGTGTGTTTAAAAAAGAAGGCTATACCGTTGAAGATACCGAAGCAACAATCCGTTCAGGCCGTTTGGTATTACCTGTACTGGCAGAATATAAACGTAAAGTACAGGGGATCATTCACGATGAGTCTGGTACGGGACAAACGGTTTTTATGGAACCTATATCTTTATTGCCGTACAACAACAGCGTACGCGAACTGGAGATCCGTGAACGTAAAGAGATCGTGCGCATACTCATGCAGCTTACGGATTATATCCGTCCGTTTGCAGAGGTGATGCTTGAAGCAAATCAATTGGTCGGCTGGTTTGATTTTATCCGTGCAAAAGCAACGTTTGCGTGTTCAGTAAACGGCGTGATGCCTGGTCTGCAGAAACGGCCGCTCATTAAATGGCGCAATGCACGCCACCCGTTATTGTGGCTCAAAAATAAAAAGATAAAAAAAGAAGTTATGCCGTTGTCTATTCAGGTAGACGAACAAAACCGCATCTTACTTCTTTCAGGTCCGAATGCAGGTGGTAAGTCTGTTTGTATGAAAACACTGGGCTTGCTGCAGTACATGCTGCAATGCGGCCTGCTCATTCCCGTAGAGGAGGGCAGTGTATCCGGCGTGTTTGAAAATTTCTTTATTGATATCGGTGATTCACAATCGCTGGATAATGATCTGAGTACCTATAGTTCGCACATTAAGAACCTGACGTTTTTCTTAGAACATGCAGATGCTAAAACTTTATTACTGATCGATGAATTCGGCAGCGGTACAGATCCGATGTATGGTTCTGCGATTGCTGAAGCTGCACTTGAGAAACTGAACGAGCGCAAGTCGATGGGTATCATTACCACGCACTATGCAGGCTTAAAAGCATTGGCATCTAAAACAGAAGGGTTGATAAATGGTTCCATGCGTTTTGATACAGACAAATTAATTCCGTTATACATACTGGATATCGGCGTACCGGGGAGCTCCTTCACACTGGAGATTGCAGAGAAATCCGGTTTGGCCAAATCACTTATTGAACAGGCACGTACAAAACTGGATCAGGAACAGGTTGATCTTTCAACCTTATTAAGAGACATTGAACGTGAGCGTACAACGCTTCAACAAGAGATTTTATCAGGCAGGGAACTGAAAGTAAAACATGAAAAACTTTCAAAGGAGTTTGAAGAAAAGCTAGCGGAGTTACAGGATAAGCGCAGACGTCTGTTGCTTGAAGCGAAGGAAGAAGCATATCGCATTGTTCAGAAAGCAGACGGAAAAGCAGAAGAGCTGATCCGTTCCATTTCAAATGCAAAAGATAAACACGGTGCACAAAAGCATCGTCAGGAAATACGTGAAGTAGGAAAGGCATTGGAAAAAGAACTGGAACCTGAAATAAACATTGCTGATAATGAATCGATCCGATACGATTGGAAAACAGGTGATATTGTGCGTATACGCAGCAATGGCGCGGTAGGTAAAATAGAAGCCGTGAAAGGTAAGCTGGCAGAATTATTTATCGGTGATCTGAAAGCTACGGTTCATTTTTCAGAACTAAGCAGTGCTTCTGCAAAAGAGTTGAAAGCTAAAACAGATGAACGCAGACCAAAAGCGGGTGGTGTTGATCTGGTACAGAAGCATCAGATATTTTCAATGCAGCTGGATTTGCGCGGCAAGCGGACCGAAGAAGCCATTGCATTTACAGACCGCTGGATTAACGATGCATTTATTCTGGGTATTGAAGAAGCACGGATTCTGCACGGAAAAGGAGATGGTATACTACGCAAAATGCTGCGCGAACATTTAAAACAATATAAGCAGATCGTTGCAATGAACGATGAACACATTGATAGCGGCGGCGCAGGCATAACGGTGCTGAGTATGCGGTATTAA
- a CDS encoding sigma-70 family RNA polymerase sigma factor, giving the protein MESKYHKKPEEIEEEQLWIEKAKQNPQHFAVLYEKYYKTIFLYLFRKVNDMDVAGDLCSDVFSKALSAIQSYEYKGVPYSAWLYRIAANEANMYFRKHNKREMICIDDTSIHLLNEDLQESNEENIYLTFLPLCLERLKPDEVILVQWRFFENKAFKEVGEIMNMTENNAKVKTYRILEKIRKWMLEMKGKSNE; this is encoded by the coding sequence TTGGAATCTAAATACCATAAAAAACCTGAAGAAATTGAGGAAGAACAGCTTTGGATTGAAAAAGCCAAGCAAAATCCTCAGCACTTTGCTGTCCTGTATGAGAAATATTATAAAACAATATTCCTGTACCTGTTCAGAAAAGTGAATGATATGGATGTTGCAGGAGATCTCTGCTCAGACGTATTTTCCAAAGCCTTATCCGCTATCCAATCCTACGAATATAAAGGCGTGCCGTATTCAGCCTGGCTCTACCGAATAGCAGCCAATGAAGCAAACATGTATTTCAGGAAACACAATAAAAGAGAAATGATCTGCATCGACGATACCAGCATTCATCTGCTGAACGAAGATCTGCAGGAGTCAAATGAGGAAAATATCTATCTCACCTTTCTGCCCTTATGCCTGGAAAGGCTCAAACCCGATGAAGTAATATTAGTACAATGGCGTTTCTTTGAAAACAAAGCATTTAAAGAGGTCGGTGAAATTATGAATATGACCGAAAACAATGCTAAAGTAAAAACGTACCGCATTCTGGAAAAAATCAGGAAATGGATGCTTGAAATGAAAGGAAAAAGTAATGAGTAA
- a CDS encoding energy transducer TonB — protein sequence MSKYDIHKNKELPSDEEINKYKNFDKVVKKAAMLDYKQATKPIYKNAKVLSAVAVIIAVGLIILFETTEQDEAAEKVIEQKDSIKSNSPVQQTDSVKPAKPTSVITPAGAATRSQSNISATTEQQTNTSQQANTAVENTVITNENALAAFPGGDDALKNFLLKNIKYPYNAVESPYTGKIEVDLLIEKSGKIGNITIYHSPNPAISTEIKRVIGNMPEWKPCVKHGQTVPSTVTVYFPFTYVGE from the coding sequence ATGAGTAAATACGATATACATAAGAACAAAGAATTACCAAGCGACGAAGAGATCAATAAATACAAAAACTTCGACAAGGTAGTTAAAAAGGCGGCGATGCTTGATTACAAGCAGGCGACAAAACCGATCTATAAAAATGCAAAAGTATTAAGTGCCGTTGCGGTTATTATTGCTGTTGGCCTGATCATTCTGTTTGAAACAACAGAACAGGATGAAGCAGCTGAAAAAGTGATCGAACAGAAAGATAGTATAAAATCAAATTCTCCTGTACAGCAAACAGATTCTGTTAAACCCGCTAAACCAACGTCAGTAATAACGCCGGCTGGAGCTGCAACCCGTTCTCAAAGTAACATTTCAGCAACAACCGAACAGCAGACAAATACCAGCCAACAGGCAAATACTGCCGTAGAAAATACAGTCATCACGAATGAAAACGCATTGGCTGCTTTCCCGGGCGGAGACGATGCCTTAAAAAATTTCTTACTGAAAAATATCAAGTATCCGTACAATGCAGTGGAATCACCTTACACAGGAAAAATTGAAGTAGATCTTCTGATTGAAAAATCAGGAAAAATCGGAAACATAACCATCTATCACAGCCCCAATCCGGCGATCAGTACGGAAATAAAACGTGTAATCGGTAACATGCCTGAATGGAAACCTTGTGTAAAACATGGACAAACAGTTCCTTCAACAGTTACTGTGTATTTTCCTTTTACGTATGTTGGGGAATAA
- a CDS encoding DUF4296 domain-containing protein, with protein MNYFKLITLACICALFSCGQKSSLDEKPADLLTEEQMTTILVDIHITESALSLKNYNRDSSLTLYAGYKKEIFKEHQITEEQFKSSYDYYSKHAALFNHIYEVVIDSIAAKEAKGQL; from the coding sequence TTGAACTACTTTAAACTAATAACACTTGCTTGTATCTGTGCACTGTTTTCCTGCGGGCAGAAATCTTCTTTGGATGAAAAACCTGCGGATTTGCTAACGGAAGAACAAATGACCACTATTCTGGTTGATATACATATTACAGAATCGGCGTTGTCTTTAAAAAACTATAATCGTGATTCATCTTTAACCTTGTATGCAGGTTATAAAAAAGAGATTTTTAAAGAACACCAGATTACGGAAGAACAATTTAAATCAAGCTATGATTACTACAGCAAACATGCGGCATTATTCAATCACATTTATGAAGTGGTGATCGACAGCATTGCGGCTAAAGAAGCTAAGGGGCAGCTGTAG
- a CDS encoding DUF58 domain-containing protein, with the protein MKQSLKDIIRKLRKYEVRIRKAVHSHMHGNYHSIFKGSGIEFSDLREYQYGDDIRTIDWNVTAKGHGPYVRLFQEDKEQHIIFLVDVSASLHIGKNDQTKLDIIKEITGVLMLSAVKEGSEIGLVCYSDKKELYVAPDKGIKHAYYLINKLFSLDAESSLTDLNKATQYTLSILKRKSIVIVLSDFIDDQYDKNLISLSKKHDLVLIQIQDTREMFLPSMGIIPLIDTETKKTIWVNSSSKSFRVNMEKRQRNIQEKLENFSKSHESNYTCIKTHEDYIIKLVELFRVRNFHKKSA; encoded by the coding sequence ATGAAACAATCTTTAAAAGATATCATCCGTAAGTTACGCAAATATGAGGTACGAATCCGAAAAGCGGTTCATTCTCATATGCACGGTAACTATCATTCTATTTTTAAGGGTTCGGGCATTGAATTTTCAGATCTGCGTGAATATCAGTACGGAGACGATATCCGGACAATTGACTGGAATGTAACGGCAAAAGGACACGGTCCTTATGTACGTCTTTTTCAAGAAGATAAAGAGCAGCACATCATTTTTCTGGTAGATGTAAGCGCTTCCCTGCATATTGGAAAAAACGATCAGACAAAACTGGATATCATTAAAGAAATAACCGGGGTTTTGATGCTTTCGGCTGTAAAAGAAGGCTCTGAAATAGGCTTGGTGTGTTATTCAGATAAAAAAGAATTGTATGTAGCTCCCGACAAAGGAATCAAACATGCCTATTATCTGATCAATAAACTTTTCAGTCTCGATGCCGAATCCAGTCTCACAGATCTGAATAAGGCAACACAATACACCTTATCCATCCTGAAACGTAAGAGCATTGTTATTGTATTATCTGATTTTATTGATGACCAGTACGATAAAAACCTGATCAGTTTAAGTAAAAAACACGATCTTGTTTTAATTCAGATTCAGGATACCAGAGAAATGTTTTTACCATCTATGGGAATTATTCCGTTGATTGATACAGAAACAAAAAAAACAATCTGGGTAAATTCATCTTCTAAATCGTTTCGTGTAAACATGGAAAAACGCCAGCGGAACATTCAGGAAAAACTGGAAAACTTCAGTAAATCTCATGAGTCTAATTATACGTGTATAAAGACACATGAAGATTATATTATCAAGTTGGTAGAACTTTTCAGAGTACGAAATTTCCATAAGAAAAGTGCGTAA
- a CDS encoding vWA domain-containing protein — protein MDNFQYDISQWYLLNYWLQPAVLKSYIWENPSYLYGIAATPLLLVLRWGFYYRFRKKYKVALNKRDTKSLNLIQILRFIPLTLLLLSLSFILIGLARPQKSNETNTQYTEGINMIFAIDVSESMKITDIHPSRFDAAKQICTDIINKRSNDRIGIVIFSGEAVTLSPLTNDYVLLKNQLNDLKQNKDLQSGTAIGTALGTAINRLKNAETKERIIVLISDGENTSGLMDPITAADLCLEYNIKIYCIGLGKDGTHQFKDDNGTIQYVESKLDENTLKNISATTKGKFYRAYDKKSLDDVIANIDQLEKGKIVQLQFTDIKDFYSIYITWAVIFFLLWTLTRISFLNNFLED, from the coding sequence GTGGATAATTTTCAATACGATATTTCGCAGTGGTATTTGTTAAACTATTGGCTCCAGCCAGCGGTACTGAAAAGTTATATCTGGGAAAATCCATCCTATTTGTATGGCATCGCCGCTACTCCTCTATTGCTCGTGCTTCGCTGGGGATTTTATTACCGGTTCAGAAAAAAATATAAAGTTGCGTTAAATAAAAGGGATACAAAATCACTGAATCTGATTCAGATCCTGCGTTTTATACCGCTCACGTTACTGCTGCTTTCACTCTCTTTTATCTTAATAGGTTTAGCACGCCCCCAGAAGAGCAACGAAACCAATACGCAGTATACAGAAGGTATTAATATGATCTTTGCCATAGACGTTTCTGAGTCTATGAAAATTACCGATATACATCCCAGCAGATTTGATGCAGCAAAACAGATTTGTACAGATATTATAAATAAACGTTCGAATGACCGCATTGGCATTGTAATTTTTTCAGGTGAAGCCGTTACGTTATCTCCGCTGACCAATGATTATGTGTTGCTGAAAAATCAATTAAATGATTTAAAACAAAATAAGGATCTGCAATCAGGAACAGCTATCGGCACTGCATTAGGAACTGCAATCAACCGGCTGAAAAATGCTGAAACCAAAGAGCGCATCATTGTGCTGATCAGTGATGGCGAAAACACTTCCGGATTGATGGACCCGATAACTGCAGCAGATCTGTGTCTGGAATACAATATTAAAATATATTGCATTGGGCTGGGTAAAGACGGAACGCATCAGTTTAAAGATGATAACGGGACCATTCAGTACGTTGAAAGCAAACTGGATGAAAACACATTAAAAAATATTTCCGCTACAACAAAGGGGAAATTTTACAGGGCTTATGATAAAAAAAGTCTGGATGATGTTATTGCCAATATTGATCAGTTAGAGAAAGGTAAAATTGTTCAATTGCAATTTACCGACATCAAAGATTTTTATTCTATTTACATTACCTGGGCGGTGATTTTCTTTTTATTATGGACACTTACCCGTATTTCCTTTTTAAATAATTTTTTAGAAGATTAG
- a CDS encoding SET domain-containing protein-lysine N-methyltransferase, whose amino-acid sequence MPDAIDAKESDYLYTKESQLPDAGKGLYTSIDIFKDEVISIFKGEVLTDKEAARRAKAHEDGYFINMLDGSILDSKNVFCFARYANDSQGLKKTSFSYNAEIHLDDEERVCLVALKKIKSGEEIFCSYGKKYWQKFKKNLTV is encoded by the coding sequence ATGCCTGACGCGATTGATGCAAAAGAATCCGATTACCTGTACACAAAGGAATCTCAGCTGCCCGATGCGGGAAAAGGCTTGTATACTTCTATCGATATTTTTAAGGATGAAGTAATTTCAATTTTTAAAGGCGAAGTGTTAACCGATAAAGAAGCTGCACGCCGTGCGAAAGCCCATGAAGATGGTTATTTCATCAACATGCTGGATGGTTCTATCTTAGATTCCAAAAACGTTTTTTGTTTTGCCCGGTATGCAAACGATTCGCAGGGACTTAAAAAAACGTCCTTTTCATATAATGCTGAAATTCATCTGGACGATGAGGAACGCGTTTGTCTGGTTGCACTCAAAAAGATCAAATCGGGAGAAGAGATTTTCTGCAGCTACGGTAAAAAATACTGGCAAAAATTTAAAAAGAATCTGACTGTATAA
- a CDS encoding efflux RND transporter periplasmic adaptor subunit — protein sequence MKIKFIVYTLVILSIGSLIFYRIRQNKESESANKPDASKNKTVQVDGIILKPQSFSDNLMVSGSIEANEQVQIRSQVTGVITHIYFQEGNKVSKGQALVKIDDAELQAQLSELLTREDLAAENEKRAKLLLQKEGISKEEYDISLSALKSLQAQENIIRTQISKTIIKAPFNGTIGLRNVSIGEFLSTSLIIANLVNTNPVKITFAVPEKYSSNMKINTKVEFTFAGSSKTYAATVYAIEPQIDAATRTLQLRARASNEDGALLPGSFANVKLPLTIIPDALLVPTESVIPIQDGKKVFIVENGQAKEVKIETSSRTDKDLLVLSGLKAGDTVLTTGVMSMKAGMSVQVKLTNADTK from the coding sequence ATGAAAATAAAATTTATCGTTTATACACTTGTTATACTCTCTATTGGTTCACTGATATTTTACCGCATCAGACAAAACAAAGAATCTGAATCAGCGAATAAACCGGATGCTTCAAAAAACAAAACCGTCCAGGTTGATGGAATCATTTTAAAACCACAATCTTTTTCTGATAACCTCATGGTTTCAGGTTCTATTGAAGCAAATGAACAGGTACAGATAAGAAGTCAGGTTACAGGTGTAATTACACACATCTATTTTCAGGAAGGCAACAAAGTTTCTAAGGGACAAGCGCTGGTAAAGATAGATGATGCAGAGCTGCAGGCGCAGCTTTCAGAATTGTTAACCCGCGAAGATCTGGCAGCAGAAAATGAAAAGCGTGCAAAGTTATTATTGCAGAAAGAAGGTATCAGTAAAGAAGAATACGACATCAGTTTATCTGCGCTGAAGTCTTTACAGGCACAGGAAAATATTATCCGGACACAAATTTCAAAAACCATTATTAAAGCGCCTTTCAACGGTACCATTGGCTTACGGAATGTTTCTATAGGCGAATTCCTTTCAACCAGCCTGATCATAGCCAATCTGGTAAATACCAATCCGGTGAAAATTACCTTTGCCGTTCCGGAAAAATATTCTTCCAATATGAAAATCAATACAAAAGTTGAATTCACTTTTGCCGGCTCTTCTAAAACATATGCTGCTACCGTATATGCGATCGAACCACAGATTGACGCGGCCACACGTACGCTTCAGCTTCGTGCCCGCGCTTCTAACGAAGACGGAGCATTGCTCCCTGGGTCCTTTGCCAACGTTAAACTACCGTTAACAATCATACCGGATGCACTTCTTGTACCTACTGAATCTGTTATTCCGATTCAGGATGGTAAAAAAGTTTTCATAGTTGAAAACGGGCAAGCAAAAGAAGTTAAAATTGAAACATCTTCCAGAACAGATAAAGACCTGCTGGTTTTGTCCGGGCTAAAAGCGGGCGATACCGTTCTTACTACCGGAGTAATGTCAATGAAAGCCGGAATGTCCGTTCAGGTAAAACTTACAAACGCTGATACCAAATAA